The window cccccgcccgctccttccccctccccagcagcggcggcggcggcggcggcagccccGCGTCGGCAGTCGCACTCGCAGCCACTTTCCCGCCTCATTGACTCCCAAATGTATTTTAAATATCACTCTGCGCAGAGACAATTACTGAAAACGCTGAGCTCACACTGCTGatgggcccggccggcccggctcaTTCCTCACCTACCGcgcccgccggcccgggccccgcacACGCAACGCACCGGCCCCCCCGCCTTCCAACCTGCCCGGACCCCGCCCTTCCACGGcaagccccgccccaccccagtggcccatcccacccacccaccccctcacctTCACCCCCCTTTGGCCCCCTCACCTTCACCCCCCTTTGGCCCTGCCCTCGCTCTCGGgcatcctcccttcccaccccccaaaccccaaccccacccctccatGACCCTCGGAAGGGGTGCTGAGGGGTCTCggtgggagttccaggatggGATCCCTTAAAGGAAAAAGCCTAGCGTCCAGGATCCCCAGCCCAGGCAGCGGGTCCGGACCCACGTTCCAGTCTAAGGCTTGGGGGCCTAGGGCGGGCCGCCCGGgctcccgccccggcccacccATCGATCGATATCGACCGACTGaccccgggcgggccgaggcctcGCTGACCATGCCGATGAACTCCATCTCCATCTGCCGCTCCAGCTTGGTGTGCTTCCGCTGCAGAAACCCCTTCCACACCTGGAGTCGGCAGGGGGGATCAGGGGTCCGCTCcgggcctcctgcctccagtcccgTAGGGAGGGCCTCCCGGGGCTCCCGGGACTACCTTCTGTATGCACAGAGCGGCCTCCTCGTGGCTGCACTCCTTGGTCATCCTCTCCCGGGCCCGCCGCTCCCGTTCCTCGCTCCTCCGGATGTCCCTCATGACTTGGGCCTGGAGTCGTCCCTGCCGGGCCCGCTCTGCCCGCTGGATCAGAGCGATCGCCTCTGCCTGGCTCATGATGCAAGCGCCCTGGAGGGGCAGACGTCGGAGTCGGGGCAGGCCGCGGCAGGTCCGGCTACCTCCCCGTTGCTCCTGGCTTCCACTTTCTtgtttattaaatggtatttgttaagtgtttgctatgtgccaagcactgtactaagggctaatcaggttggacacagtccatgtcccacgtggggctcacaatcctaaatcCCCGTTtaaagctgagataactgaggcgctgagaaattaagccacttgcctaaggtcaccaagcaggcaagtgtcagagctaggattagaacccaggtccccccgactcccgggcccgggctctttccactaggccatgctgcttccccatgagtTCAGGCTCTTTCGGACCAGGGAAGTCTcctggcaactactggagatgattgggaaggggctggggaggtcaggggtgggaggctgaggtggggggggggtctctctgcCTTACCCAGCTGAGTTCCCGGGGCGCCATTCTCTGCAAGATATCAATCAGCAAGAGCTCCCGTTCCTTCAGCACTTTTTCCTGCTCGACCAAGAAGTATTTGGGGATCGGGATCTCCAGGTCGACCTTTGGAGAGTAGGGTGGAGGATCAAGGGTCAAGAGTCAGGGGGGTTTCGTCCCACCAGTCCAGCCTGCCTTCAGGCGGAGCCAGGAGGGATTGGGAGAGCCGGCAGTGACTTCTAGGGGACACTTTCCTCTATCCTCTATCTTTCCTCTATCCTGTTCTTTCCTCTATCCTTGGGCTGCACTGCCCGGCCCCCCAAGTCCTAACTCAGAgaatggaggaggtggcttttgccCATTCATTAtagttactgagctcttactgtgtgcagggcactgtactaagtgcttgggagagtacaataaaaaataaaaagacaaattccctgcccacaagctttcaCCCCTACGCTGATGGAAGATGATGCTTTATTTTCTTCCCACCCTCACTTTGGCTCCTGGCCACTGGTGACAATTTGTGCCCCGGGACCCTCTCCTTTATCCCCACCCCTGCTTAGAATAGCATCCCTGTTTCACGTCTTAAAATAAGGCTCCTTCCCCTTACCAGAACCTACAgcctcacctttttttttttgaacggtacttgttaggtgttaactctgtctcaggcactgtactaaagtctggggtagagacaagataatcagattggacacagttcatgtcccacatggggcttactgttttatccattttacagatgaggtgactgaggcacagagaagtgaagtgacttgcccaaggtcacacagcagtatttAGGGtgtgagccctttttgggacagtgtgtccaacctaatttctatcttccccagtgcttagaatggcatttgacacataataagccctccttttctttacctcctttctgcatcgccctgacttactcccccctccaggccccgcagcacttatgtacatatttgtaattttatttatattaatgtctctctccccctctagaccataaactcacagtgggcagtgaatgtgtctgttatattgttctattgtaatctcccacctacttagtacaatgttctacaaacagtaaccgctcaataaatttgtGTTTTGACTgacaattattaaaaaaaaaaaaaggcagaggtggaattagaacacaggtcctctggctcccccaaGTCCATGGTGTTTGTATAAGGCCAGCCTGCTCTTCAcagtgtctcctctccctccatttcttctctccctccatgtGGCTGGTGGGGTTACTAGTATCTCTACCCTTCTGGGGCGCTTCCAGCCTGGCATGGTTGATGGGGGGTTGGTCAGGCCTTCCAGAGGCTGTGCTAGCTGGTCAGTCCTCCCAGATCAGGAAGTTCTCCCCATCGTCTAACCTCCGTCCCATCCCAGCCCTCCCTGGGTACCGGGGTAAGTTTCATGTCGTGCAGCACAATGTCCAGGCAAGGGTACTCGGTCAGCTCTGCCTCCACCATCTCGTCCTTCAGCTCCAGGATGCGCCCGATGATCCCGTCCAGCAGCCGCCGCAACAGCTGCCGCTTCTGGGGCTGCACGAGCTGGTCGTACACTTCGTCCAGTCTCCGCAGCAGCCCCAGGTAGCGCAGGAAGAGCGAGGAGAGGGTGTACATGAAGGAGGAGCGGTCTCGCTCGGGcatgggggccggagggggcagcTCTTGGGacagaagctcctcgagggtcacgtgggcctgggcccaaacctgcTGGTAGGCCCTGGGGGCAGGGGATTGGGTGGTGAGGATGGGGGAGTCAGGGCAGAGGGAGATcagctgtggggatggagggcaGCAGGTGTCCGGAGCGGAAGACTtggggtgggagggctggggggatcAGAGCGATAGGGAAGGGGTCAAGGATCAGGACCCCACAGGGCTGCAAGGGTACACAAGAGGGTGGGTGGTGGGTAGGGTGTTCCACCAGAGGTGCTGGGGTTTAGGGTGGAGACcgattctaccaattctgtagtattgtactcactccagtgctcagcacagtgctctgcacagtaagcacacatACGGTTGATTGGAAAGTAGGAAGCTCTTGGTTTCCTGCCCCACTCACCCCTCAGACATGATGCTGTGCCTGCTCCCAGCTCAGTGTTGACCATCTCCATGGAAACCCCCAAGGGTTCCATCCCTgattcaccccctccccatagAGGGCAGCTGAATGGAAGCTGGCCATCAGTGTAACCTGGGTGACTTCCTAGAGGAGGCAGGCTCagaagggggtgagagggagtgTAAACCCAAGAGTCTCAGCTGTCCATTGCTAAATAGTGATGGGCCATCAGATGAGGcattagtgaagtgctctgcacatagtaagccctcaataaataccactaattgatgaaAAGCACTTCAAGTAGAAGCGGcaggactaggttctaatcctaactcttgcaataataataatatttgtgaagcacttcctttgtgccaggcactgtgcaaagcactgggttggatacaagataattggattggacacagtgcctagcCTACATGGGGATctaagtctcaatctccattttacaacaagacaaccgaggcacagagaataataataataattatggtatttgtaaaacaccatgtgccgagcattgttctaagcactggggtagatacaaggtaatcaggttgtcccacatggggctcacagtcttaatccccattttagagatgaggtaaccgaggcacagataaattaaagtgaagtgactctgcccgaggacacccagcagacaagtggtagagccagaatctgcctttagactgtaaggacattgtggacagggaccaagtctccCACCtctactctattttactctaccaagtgcttagtacactgctttgcacacattaagtactcaaatacaatctgaatacagttgattgatatgcctgtgtgacctcgggcaaatctcttcacttttccTGAACCtgctccctcagctgcaaaatggggatttaatccggttcctgcctacttagactgtgagccctttgtgggacaggggctgtgtccaatttatCTGATgggatcaaccccagtgcttaatacagtgcttggcacctagtaaacatttaacaagtagcaCAGTTATAACTCTCTTGTAGTCTGCCCAGTACTAGGTGCTCTGTAAAGAAGCAGGAGCTCACACAATGCTATCTGTTGAACTCCTCCCTTAAATTCAGTTTCCTTTGCCCCTACCCTATAACCTCCCGATAGGCCTCCTGAAGAGCCTccactggggagggggaagtcCGGAGGCAGGGACAGATTTtgctccaggccccctcccctgcagCAACAGAGCACAGCAGGGAAGTAGAAgggtgagctccttatgggcggggaaacgtacctgctaattctattgtgctttcgcaagtgcttggtagagtactctgcccatagtaaatgctcagatgccactgattgaccatTGTGTCCACCACCTGAGAGCTACGAAGGATCCTGCTCATGCCCAGATGAGTCCAGAGACGAAGACAAGAAAGCAAAGAATCATGCCTGAAGGCGGGTGGTAAAATGATCAGGAAAGTTGAGGAATCTCTGGTTCTGAGGCAGCCATTTGGATTGGGcaagtgtgtgtgtcgggggagaATAGGGGAGTTTTAGAATGGGGCAGGGTGTGAGCTGTTGGCCTCAGGGGCACCGAGAGGGGAAGACCCAGCCTCCCCTCTTGCCCAACACCCCCAACAGCACCGCCGACCCAGGCAGTCATTCGATTCTTTATTGTAGTTCGGCCTCCCCCGcaaccccagctctgtctctccccGGCAGGAGGGTCAGCCGGCAGGGTCACTTGGAGCTAGTGTATTTGGTGACGGCCTTGGTGCCCTCAGACACGGCGTGCTTGGCCAGCTCCCCGGGCAGCAGCAGGCGAACGGCCGTCTGGACCTCACGGGAGGTCAGCGTGGAGCGGCCCAGGTACTGGGCCAACCGGGCCGCCTCCCCGGCCAGCTGCTCGAACACGTCGTTGACGAACGAGTTCATGATGCTCATGGCTTTGGAGGAGATGCCGGTGTCGGGGTGCACCTggagtggggggcaggagggaaggggagtcagTGGGCCAGAGAATGGGAGGGACAAGGTAACCACATAGCCACCTCTTGGGGATGAGGctgcacacgtgtgtgtgtgtgttatatatataaattaatacaAAAAGACAGCTCCCTGTGCAGCAGGAAGCAACAGGAAGCCACAGCTGGTTTGGGCAGGGGCTAGAGTCCTCAGGAGGTCTGTTTCAAGTTTTACAGACATTCTAACTTGCATCCCTTCTGTTGCAGTTTCTGCTcagtttttttcctttctctagtGGGCAGCAGCCAGTGTGAAGCAGTGCCTCGTTTGCCACCCTCCAAACCTGGGCAAATCTGGGCTTGGGCAGAATTttatttgaaatggtatttgttaagtgcttatgtgccaggcactgtagtaagcactggggtagatacaagctaatcaggtgggacacagtccatgtctcacaatattcacccccattttgcagaggaggtaattgaggcccagagaagaagtgatttgcccaaggtcacacacatgtggcaggtgggattagaaccctattccttcagactcccaggcccatgctccatccactgggccaccctgtttctcttgAGAACTTGAGGAGTTCCTTTCTTTTCCTGGCCCCCCTGGCCAGCTGTCTCCTTATTCCACCCCCTCTGGACCGGAGACTGTGTGGGCCAGAAAAGCCTCCATGCTTCACTCAGGGGGAGCCAAGAATGAGACCTCAGGCCACCTGATTtgacacccccagcccccaaaatGAGGGGCACTTCTCAGCCCTAGccccccaacctcttcccctagtCGCAGCACCAAACATTTTCCCTAGAAGACCTCCGAGTCCAGATTGTCAaccaactgtgggcaggggatatatctGGAGAAACAGCCGGAAGtaacagatagagcacgggcctgggaatcaaaaggtcatgagttctaatccctgctccttcgCTCCTCTGCTGGGTGGCCTACGGCAAATGACTTCagggtgactcagttacctcatctggaaaatggggattgagactgtgagccccatgtgggacagggatgcgtttatctactccagtgcttagtacaatgcctgccacatagcccttaacaaataccacaatcatgaaTATTAcctattctactgcactctcaagtggttagtacacaataagaactcagatGTGACTCACTGATTCTGGCACTTATGAAGTGTGTGACACAGAatttgaataccataaaaaaaaaaacagacggGGGGTGGCAGGAAGGGGGCAATTCGATTACAgagtgaaagagaagcagaaggggCTGAGAAGGCCGGATCAACCACTGATATTTAAgttactgcatgctgagcactgacTAGACATTTGGGGAGCCATTACACTAGAAtcgatagacaaattccctgcctgctaggagtttactgtctagagggcaagacattaaaataagttactggCAGAGGACTAGGAAAGTATAGAATTAGAGGTTCTATTTACTCCCCAAATATAGTTTTGTTGAGTCTCATTATAGAGAGAAGCCCAGTGAGACCGAGGGGGAGGCATGAATCCACTAGACCCTCCCAGTCGAGCCCCCGAGGGGTGGAAGATGTTTCCAGCTACTGTCTCGGGCCGGCCCAAGGGGTCTCCAAGACACCAGGCTCCTGCCTTATGTCCACACTCTGTGGCTCCTACCTGTTTCAGCACCTTGTAGATGTAAACCGAGTACGTTTCCTTGCGTCTGGTTCTGCGTTTGGGCCGCCTGTCGCCTCGAGCGCGAGGCCGTggttgctgctgttgttgctggCCACCCTCGGGACTCATGGTGGGTAAGGCTGGGCTGAGGTGAActggccctccccttccctctcccctggatCCTGCTTATGTGAGGAGAGTAGCTTACCTGCCTCAGGTGCTTTAGGACGAGGAGCACCTACAAAGGGAGGGGCCAGGGAATGAAGCCCATCTAGACTCCACAGGGGGCAGCTGTGGCTATTACAAGGCTGTGGGGCCCTggtgcaagcgcttaatacagtgtttttcacacagtaagcattcaataaatatgaatggttgGGACCTAGCCTGTACCCACCCCCTCCTGGGCACCCATCCTTCCATTCGGTGCCCCAGAACTCTAGATGGCATCGGCTACAATTTTCTCAGTGGTCACCAGcccggctctccccgctccacccAGAGCAGCAACTTTCTCCCCATGCTCTTGAACCCAGAACCTCCCACGAATATTTGTCATCTGAACAAAGCCTGCCTTGGGAAActgacccaaatggggcatgCCCCTGTCTGAGAACGACCCACCACTGTTTGATTTGAAACTGAtaggcagtttggcctagtggatagagaacaggcccgggagtcaaggcTAGGCtctaatccgggttctgccacttgtctgctgtgtaaccctgggcacgtcatttcatttgcctcacttacctcatctgtttaaagggattaagactatgaggcccatgtgggaaagggaccgagtccaacccgattatctttgtatctactccagtgttcagtacagtgcctgacacatagtaagcacttaaataccatgaaaaaaatttcCCCCCAAATGGCCCTCTGCTCCGATCAAGGCAAGTGGCTAGTTTCCACTGCCCAGGGCCACATTCCCTAGAGACTACAGGGATCAGAACATGGGCTCAGTTTATTCTGACCACCCTTCTAGGCGGGGGCCATTTTGTCCAAACTTGGTGTTCCTGACGTTGCTGGGATTTATGGTCCAGGGGAGGGAGGCCCCATGCAGGCTGGAGGCTGGCCACCCTCGAGTCTCCGAGGCTGGGTCCGCCTTTGGGTAGAGCTGgggttgtccactgtgtgataaCCCAGGAGGCTGCAGTCCCCCGCACCTGGAGGCCCCGGGCCTCACcccaaattccacctcctccccatcagcTAAGGTTCCGGGCCATCTACTACTCCAAGCCCAAAGGGGCACCCCTGATCAGCATTTCTCGCCCCAAAATTCAGAAGGGGACGGGGGGCCaggagcagtgtgggctagtggggagagcatgggcctaagagtcagaggacctgggatcttatcccacctctaccactagtcttgggcaaatcacttcacttcttggcgcATCTAGGAACGTGTCATCTTGgtggcatgtgggacatggactgtgtccaaacccgattagctcctatctaccccagcacatagtaagggcttaaatatcatttaaaaaataaaaaagcagggGGAAGGGTGACAAGTGAGCTGAGTCAGTGGCGGGAGCCACGCTGACATCGCTTCAGCTGTGCGggggccaggaaggaaaaggaggaaggctaGCCTACCTGGAGGGAAGCCCGGCTGTGGGCGAGGACAATTTTACTTATAgcactggggcggggggaaggggaggcaacaTGATCCGCAAATTCCTGATTTTATTTGCTGCCTGCAGGAGgggggctttaaaaaaaaacaaaaccaaaaccacaaaacagaaaaaccccaaaactctcaGACCATAGAATTGGGAGGTGATCGATCCCATCTCCCGTCCAGGTTCCAGGAGCTGGATTCAAAGCCGCCGGCCTCACCGCCGGGCTGTTCCTCCACCTGACCCAGGCCACACTGGAcaagggggaagggtgggggttgggggggaagcccAGCTCGGGAAGGAGAGTGGGGTCGTgcttttgtctctctttattggacGTGTGGTGGGGCTCTGGACAGAGCTGAGAGTTACACTGTTAAATAATTCAGTTAAAACCAACCAGGACCAGGATCCCAGCTCAGGGCTCCAGaccggaagcgggggggggggggaagggggtgagaggagaggcaggCGGGAAGAGATGGGTTCCCTCGCCGTCCCCGAGGTCCCGGGCCGGGGTCGACTGCGGCGGTCCCAGCTTTCAACTCTGGATCTCCCCAGAGGAAGggactgggggccggggagggggcgcagaCGGCCGTGGCCACAGGTGGACGGGTAACTGAGTGTTGCTAAagaagggggcgggcgggggtgggggaggacgggCCGGGAGCGAGCGCCGGGGTCCGAGCCCGGGCCGGTGGTCAGGGGTGGGGTGGAGCGGCCGCTGGTagttcccggaccgagctccgcCAGCCGTCTCACACGTTGTGGGCCCTCTTGGTGAGCTGTGGCTCCTCGTCCACCAGCTTGGACTTGAGGTGCTCCTTGTAGGCCAGGATGTCGCCCGACCACTTGGTGATTGTCTGCTTCTCACAGACCCAGATCTCCTGGGCCACCTGGAGGTGGAAGCGTCCGGGGCCCGGGTTGGCACCACCCCCGGCggccatcccagccccaccccgcctCTCACCCGGTGCCACCTCACTCCTGCCTctcgtcccctccctctctgctcaggAGAGCGTTCTGCGGATCTATCTCAAATCCCCCTCGCTGCTTCAAGGAGGTGGGGAAATCCCCTTCCCTTTGAGCTTCGGGCACCAGAGCTGCTCTTGCCAGTGGTCCCCaccctgcccgcctccccccgacCCACTTGCCCGGtggcctcccgcccccaccccgattCCTGGACccgagcccctccctcccctcacctgctGGATGAGGCGGAAGTCGTGGCTGACCAGCATCATGCCCCCCTCGAACTCGTTGATGGCGTCGGCCAGCGCGTCGATGGTCTCGATGTCCAGGTGGTTGGTGGGTTCGTCCAGGAAGAGCATGTGCGGGTTCTGCCAGGCCAGCCAGGCCAGGCACACGCGGCACTTCTGTCCGTCCGAGAGGTTCCGGATGGGGCTCACCTGCAGGGAGGTAGGTGGGCGGGGCCCCGGTTGGCCTGGGGACGGCCACTTTTTGGGCCCAGGGCTCAGGGTCTCTGGACGTCAGACCCTCTGGTCCACCCAGCCCAGCTCTCCTCTCTTCAATCGGCCCACTGTCGGGCAAGTGGACGGCCAGGCTGCCGGACATCCGCTTCCCGTCCGTGCCGGACCGCTGGCTACCTAACCCATCCCAAGTCTTTCACCGGTTCCCCCCTCACTTTAGCTTCCTCAACCCTCTTGTAGCCTGACCCCTCTTGAATCTAGTGGccattattttcttttaaatggaatcctttaagcacttactacgtgccaggcactgtactaagcactggggtagatacaagttaatcaggtgggacaatagtccctgtcccaaacgaggctcacggtcttaattcctattttacagatgaggaaactgaggtacagagaagtgaagtgacttgcccaaggacacagagcagacaaatggcggagccggcactagaacccaggtccttctgacgaccaggctcgggctctcattcactaggccacactgcttctataagcTCGCCGTCTTCCTGGGGCAAGAGATGGCGTAACTTTGGCAGTTGCTGTGCTGGTTTTGAACTTCCTAATGCCAAGCTCCAGTGGGTGCCCCTTCCCCTGGGGTGGTGGCATTTGGTGAAGAGCTTCCAGTGTGCCCTGCCCTCTGATCTGtcgggtcaatcaatcaacaggagTTAGCGAGTGCCTTCCATGTACAGAATAATGTGCTAAGAGTGTTACGAGACAAGACCCTGTCCTGGAGGAGCTTCCAGTTTTTCTGGAGGGAGGATCTCCACAGTGACTTTGCCAATTCCAACCTGTTCCCCGACCCTGGAGACTCTTGCAGCTGTGGCCCGCCACGTCCCCATCCCTCCAAGTCCCCGCCACTCCCCTGCATCCCTCTAAACCCCAACCTGAAAGTTGCTGGTTCCAGGATGATGAAAGGAGGAGGCTCCCTCTTTCTGCCCCGGCACAGCCCAAGAGCAGGAGCAGGGGCGGAGCCTGCTGGGAACAACTGGCCATCCTGGActtccctgccccaacccccgcAGGCTCCTCGGGGACACCGCCCACACCTCTGGAGGGGGCTCCTGGGAACCAACTACGAAGCTCCAAATGCTCAGTagttttttgcacacagtaagccctcagtaaatacga is drawn from Ornithorhynchus anatinus isolate Pmale09 chromosome 13, mOrnAna1.pri.v4, whole genome shotgun sequence and contains these coding sequences:
- the LOC100680802 gene encoding late histone H2B.L4; its protein translation is MSPEGGQQQQQQPRPRARGDRRPKRRTRRKETYSVYIYKVLKQVHPDTGISSKAMSIMNSFVNDVFEQLAGEAARLAQYLGRSTLTSREVQTAVRLLLPGELAKHAVSEGTKAVTKYTSSK